A stretch of Methylosarcina fibrata AML-C10 DNA encodes these proteins:
- a CDS encoding SIR2 family protein, whose protein sequence is MDADFNTALDDITAHLTSERQVWLFGAGISCCSGLPLMGTLTELVALRLEDSKDNTYSLFCQIRNQLPETSHIEHVLSQIGDLIALAERSRDGVTRIDNKDINSESLKELHGNIRDAIQAIIRYGYHARNGDEEIRIACESDKVVSVDLHQKFIKTLFAVREKPGRSQRPIQFFTLNYDTLLEDALAMERVAFVDGFSGGGMAFWSPQISYSEWGVSHRINAHVYKLHGSVDWHSDFQQGFVYRCRDGRSYPKRAGNVLIYPQSTKYLATQKDPFAKLFEHFRSALTDNFGNVLAICGYSFGDEHVDLEIESAMARSDSRTVIVAFVQEIETDEGFQLPSRLIKWLSEKPWRGRVFAITSRGLYHGSLNNLCEIPRTFDWWTFEGVTKFLSDGPQQIKPIPDSNDETSNVVGTEETQ, encoded by the coding sequence GTGGATGCTGATTTTAATACTGCGCTGGATGATATTACCGCACATTTAACTTCCGAACGGCAGGTATGGCTTTTTGGTGCGGGAATCAGTTGTTGCTCTGGTTTACCTTTGATGGGTACTCTCACTGAACTAGTCGCTTTACGTTTGGAAGACAGTAAAGACAATACTTATAGCTTATTTTGCCAAATTCGCAATCAGCTACCCGAAACCAGCCATATTGAGCATGTATTAAGTCAGATTGGTGATCTAATAGCTCTTGCTGAACGATCACGGGATGGTGTGACGCGTATTGATAATAAAGACATAAATTCTGAATCTTTAAAAGAATTACACGGCAATATCCGAGATGCTATCCAAGCTATCATTCGGTATGGATATCATGCTAGAAATGGTGATGAAGAGATAAGAATTGCCTGCGAGAGTGACAAAGTTGTAAGTGTTGATTTACATCAAAAGTTTATAAAAACGCTCTTTGCTGTGCGCGAAAAACCTGGCCGATCCCAGAGGCCTATTCAGTTCTTCACACTAAACTATGACACATTATTAGAGGATGCACTGGCTATGGAACGCGTTGCATTTGTTGACGGTTTTAGCGGTGGGGGAATGGCATTTTGGTCTCCACAGATCTCCTATAGCGAATGGGGAGTTTCTCATCGGATAAACGCCCATGTTTATAAACTACATGGATCTGTAGATTGGCATTCGGATTTTCAACAGGGTTTTGTTTATAGATGTCGAGATGGACGTTCTTATCCAAAACGAGCTGGTAATGTCCTGATTTATCCTCAATCCACGAAATATCTTGCAACGCAGAAAGACCCTTTTGCAAAATTATTCGAACACTTCAGGTCTGCATTAACAGATAATTTTGGGAATGTACTTGCGATCTGTGGTTATAGTTTTGGTGATGAACATGTTGATCTTGAGATTGAGTCTGCAATGGCTCGATCAGATTCAAGAACAGTTATTGTTGCCTTTGTTCAGGAGATAGAAACGGACGAAGGGTTCCAACTCCCCTCACGCTTGATTAAGTGGTTAAGCGAGAAGCCATGGAGAGGGCGTGTTTTTGCTATCACCAGCCGCGGGTTATATCATGGGAGCTTAAATAACTTATGCGAAATACCAAGAACATTTGATTGGTGGACATTTGAAGGTGTTACTAAATTTTTGAGCGACGGCCCGCAACAGATTAAGCCTATACCTGATAGCAACGATGAAACGAGCAATGTAGTAGGGACTGAGGAGACTCAATAA
- a CDS encoding ATP-binding protein: protein MRPFDVVPDLKIGSIIEVSGTSVRVELDGGITELTRSYEGRVYAVGQIASIVKIHFGRRILFAYVRLLRMRSDLQLEAGANPLPPERDQRIMEVDLFGEGIWHANKNSLDFSRGVTTYPLPLQGVYLMSHHEVQAVFSAAENQRGNGENPLVELGRYVGAEAAIARANINKMFGQHCAILGSTGSGKSATVAALLHGVLNQPSSDGPWRPRIIVIDPHGEYAKAFGDRAIVYRAYETQAGGEEASRPVLRLPYWLMSGDEFRSLIIGKTEEEATSQNNIVYKSLAHARMVQLNMIEPAKEWVGNTTQDAEPDAPRPLSGIEASRIEAFDRDMPYPFSLDEFKDHIIKEQGINWKTNKWDKKSATDFKSHRSILDKLNVLRADPRLDFMMKSYVEGEPDLAEIIEQFVGAPGEDKKSDIRIIDISGLPNEVAGPLTAVIARLLFQYKVWQTRAERERDPVLLVCEEAHRYVPNHGQAEYEGAQTAIRRLAREGRKYGLGLMLVSQRPADVESTVLSQCNSWVILRLTNSADQEHVSRFLPDSLSGLTKLLPSLVRREAIFVGEAAAIPARIKIRELTKDQLPDSNDITFADGWAKPPIGIEDIEKVVRRWRRESQ from the coding sequence ATGAGGCCTTTTGATGTCGTTCCAGACCTTAAGATCGGTTCTATTATTGAGGTAAGTGGCACGTCTGTACGTGTCGAGCTAGATGGAGGAATCACGGAACTTACTCGATCCTACGAAGGACGTGTCTATGCTGTTGGACAAATTGCAAGTATCGTGAAAATACATTTTGGCCGTCGTATCTTGTTCGCTTATGTGCGGTTGTTACGAATGCGATCAGATTTACAACTTGAAGCAGGTGCAAATCCCCTCCCTCCTGAACGTGATCAGCGAATTATGGAGGTTGATCTTTTTGGAGAAGGTATTTGGCACGCCAATAAAAATAGCCTTGATTTTTCAAGAGGTGTAACGACCTATCCTTTGCCATTGCAAGGTGTTTATCTTATGTCGCACCATGAGGTGCAGGCCGTATTTAGTGCTGCTGAGAATCAACGAGGTAATGGAGAGAATCCATTGGTTGAGCTTGGACGCTATGTCGGAGCTGAAGCGGCGATAGCTCGTGCAAACATCAACAAAATGTTTGGGCAACATTGTGCCATCCTCGGTTCTACTGGTTCGGGAAAATCGGCAACAGTAGCCGCATTATTACATGGAGTTCTAAATCAGCCGTCTTCCGATGGTCCATGGCGACCACGAATTATTGTGATCGACCCTCACGGTGAATATGCAAAGGCTTTCGGTGACAGGGCAATTGTTTACCGCGCTTATGAAACTCAAGCAGGCGGCGAAGAAGCGTCCAGACCTGTTTTGCGTTTGCCATACTGGCTCATGTCAGGAGATGAATTTAGATCACTTATTATCGGAAAAACCGAGGAAGAGGCAACTTCACAGAATAACATCGTTTATAAATCGCTAGCACATGCCAGAATGGTCCAACTCAATATGATTGAGCCGGCTAAGGAATGGGTTGGGAATACGACACAAGATGCAGAGCCTGATGCACCAAGGCCACTGAGCGGAATCGAGGCTAGTCGAATAGAAGCATTTGACCGAGATATGCCTTACCCGTTTTCACTAGATGAGTTTAAAGACCATATTATTAAAGAACAAGGGATTAACTGGAAAACCAATAAATGGGATAAAAAATCGGCAACAGACTTTAAATCACATCGCTCGATATTGGATAAATTAAATGTACTTAGAGCTGATCCTCGCCTTGATTTTATGATGAAATCATATGTTGAGGGGGAGCCTGATCTTGCGGAAATTATTGAACAGTTTGTAGGCGCCCCGGGTGAAGATAAGAAGAGTGATATTCGTATTATCGATATTTCCGGTCTTCCTAACGAGGTGGCCGGGCCTTTAACTGCAGTAATAGCCAGGTTACTGTTCCAGTATAAAGTCTGGCAAACTCGGGCGGAACGAGAGCGTGACCCGGTCCTTTTAGTTTGCGAAGAGGCTCATCGATACGTTCCTAACCATGGGCAGGCCGAGTACGAAGGAGCCCAGACGGCAATACGGAGATTAGCAAGAGAAGGGCGGAAATATGGACTTGGTTTGATGTTAGTCTCCCAGCGTCCAGCGGATGTTGAGAGTACAGTTCTGTCGCAATGCAATTCATGGGTGATTCTTAGGCTAACAAATTCGGCTGATCAGGAGCATGTATCACGTTTCTTGCCAGATAGTCTATCTGGGTTAACCAAACTTTTGCCTTCCCTGGTTAGGCGTGAAGCGATATTTGTTGGAGAAGCAGCGGCGATCCCTGCTCGCATAAAAATACGAGAACTAACTAAAGATCAACTTCCAGATTCTAATGACATTACCTTTGCTGATGGCTGGGCAAAGCCTCCAATTGGAATTGAAGATATTGAGAAAGTTGTTCGTCGGTGGCGAAGAGAAAGTCAGTAA
- a CDS encoding WGR domain-containing protein yields the protein MLKPVAYLEARDPARNIHRAYSIAYGQDLFGNWIVETTYGRIGGKGRILVTIVNNEDEAIKHVQKTLKRRESAPKRLGTAYKAKMEK from the coding sequence ATGCTGAAGCCTGTTGCCTATTTGGAAGCACGAGATCCTGCTCGCAATATTCACCGCGCTTATTCGATTGCTTATGGGCAGGACCTCTTCGGTAATTGGATCGTCGAAACGACTTACGGGCGCATCGGCGGCAAAGGGCGAATCCTCGTTACTATCGTCAATAATGAAGACGAGGCAATCAAGCACGTGCAAAAAACCCTTAAACGGAGGGAGTCAGCTCCCAAAAGACTGGGAACTGCCTATAAAGCGAAAATGGAAAAATAA
- a CDS encoding SMODS domain-containing nucleotidyltransferase: protein MKLITHFDDFLRDTVNLNQTRVTLLEDSIEAIKTFINNSDWKPEIIEFKPQGSWAHKTIIKPLTDYPFDADLIVYVKPVDGWEAKDYVNNLYTEFQGSGIYKEKTRRYSHCVTIEYAGERKIDIAPCVKDRLYSGTYEVCNRNSNEFERSKPGEYTDWLIDKNSISGKNNLRKVTRLLKYMRDIKTNFICQSFLLTTLLGDRISYVDSINKPFTDVPTSLKILIGRLDDWLQANPTKPTVRNPVLYEEIQSNAWDETKYSNFRNKINLYRGWIDDAYDESDKEESIGKWRRVFGDDFAAEETVAKAACVSESAALELSGRSLASAGSDLVTLVRSLGSIALPKGFNRLPHMHRPKWRASSSAGVAVKVSAYLYTGRYGQPIRQITSLEPLKSGYWIKFSASSGSGLPFPNEYYVMWRVTNTDKAAQKAQALRGEFYESDSNNSRWEGLQYRGVHIVEAFLIRKATEVMQGKSDPFYVVIE from the coding sequence ATGAAGTTGATAACGCATTTCGACGATTTCTTAAGGGATACCGTCAATCTGAACCAAACTAGAGTGACTCTTCTTGAGGATAGCATCGAAGCAATAAAGACATTTATCAATAATTCGGATTGGAAGCCAGAGATTATAGAGTTTAAGCCCCAAGGGTCATGGGCACATAAAACCATCATAAAGCCGTTGACGGATTACCCATTCGATGCCGACCTTATCGTTTACGTCAAGCCTGTAGACGGATGGGAGGCCAAGGATTACGTCAACAACCTCTATACGGAGTTCCAAGGGAGCGGAATTTATAAGGAGAAAACACGGAGGTATTCTCATTGCGTGACAATCGAATATGCGGGAGAAAGGAAAATAGATATAGCCCCGTGTGTCAAAGACAGGCTATATTCTGGCACATACGAGGTTTGCAACAGAAATTCAAACGAATTTGAGAGATCCAAGCCGGGAGAATACACGGACTGGCTCATCGATAAAAATTCTATATCTGGGAAGAATAACCTCAGGAAGGTGACGCGACTTTTAAAGTACATGCGCGACATCAAAACAAACTTTATTTGCCAGTCATTCCTCCTTACAACTCTGCTTGGGGATCGGATTTCCTATGTAGACAGCATCAACAAGCCGTTTACCGACGTTCCTACGAGCCTGAAAATACTTATTGGCAGGTTGGACGACTGGTTGCAAGCCAATCCGACCAAGCCAACGGTCAGAAACCCGGTACTGTACGAGGAAATCCAGAGCAACGCATGGGATGAAACCAAATACAGCAATTTCAGAAATAAGATCAACCTATACAGAGGGTGGATCGATGACGCCTACGACGAATCTGACAAGGAAGAGAGCATTGGAAAATGGAGGCGCGTGTTTGGGGATGACTTCGCAGCGGAAGAGACGGTTGCTAAAGCGGCATGTGTTAGTGAATCGGCTGCCCTAGAATTGAGTGGCAGGTCACTCGCATCGGCTGGTTCCGACCTTGTCACCTTAGTGAGAAGTTTAGGTTCCATAGCTTTGCCAAAGGGATTTAATCGGCTTCCACATATGCACCGTCCCAAATGGCGTGCAAGTTCTAGTGCCGGAGTCGCGGTGAAAGTTTCTGCGTATTTATATACGGGTAGATATGGACAGCCAATAAGGCAGATAACAAGTTTAGAGCCATTGAAAAGTGGTTACTGGATTAAATTTAGTGCTTCAAGTGGTTCGGGTTTGCCATTTCCCAATGAGTATTATGTTATGTGGAGGGTGACAAATACGGATAAAGCGGCCCAAAAGGCACAGGCATTGAGAGGAGAGTTTTACGAAAGCGACAGCAACAATTCGCGTTGGGAGGGTTTACAGTATCGCGGGGTACATATTGTGGAGGCTTTTCTCATTAGGAAAGCAACTGAGGTTATGCAGGGGAAAAGCGATCCTTTTTATGTAGTAATTGAATAA
- a CDS encoding S-4TM family putative pore-forming effector, giving the protein MNEIEKIQNQPEMIRIVRAFIVIYNRSKQYQAIALLVTMLLPILGGIAAVFKPDLKPFIAIFALSFGFIDALLIDRSHKVRMKTAAKLQEEFDCHVLSLEWNKFLVGRAVDPEDVARESSCKLSASDERRLTDWYPTVAKELPIHLARIICQRTNLWYDRELRTRYRNIISWSIALIVIASTVVSSTVGFTVTSFVITILVPISPALNWAIREYYRQTDAMKTLENLKSEIEKLWDKALGNATVEEVTEASRELQDAIFAHRASSPLIFNWLYKPLRPKMESNMNSGAEYWVKQAKTAKGIN; this is encoded by the coding sequence ATGAACGAAATAGAAAAAATACAGAATCAACCTGAAATGATCAGGATAGTTCGCGCTTTTATCGTGATATATAACAGGTCGAAACAATACCAGGCAATCGCATTGCTAGTGACGATGCTTTTGCCAATACTCGGGGGTATAGCAGCGGTCTTTAAGCCTGACCTAAAGCCTTTTATTGCTATTTTCGCATTATCCTTCGGATTTATAGACGCTCTTCTCATTGACCGGTCGCATAAGGTGCGGATGAAAACTGCGGCAAAACTGCAAGAAGAATTCGACTGCCACGTCCTATCCCTCGAATGGAATAAGTTTCTTGTCGGTAGGGCGGTTGACCCGGAGGATGTAGCGCGGGAATCCTCCTGCAAGCTAAGCGCCTCAGACGAAAGGCGGCTAACAGACTGGTATCCAACCGTAGCTAAAGAACTGCCTATCCATTTGGCAAGAATCATTTGCCAACGGACAAACCTATGGTACGACAGAGAGCTAAGAACAAGGTACAGAAACATCATATCCTGGTCGATTGCTCTTATCGTTATAGCTTCGACGGTAGTTTCTTCGACCGTAGGCTTTACCGTGACTTCCTTCGTAATCACCATTCTTGTACCCATATCCCCGGCGCTAAACTGGGCAATACGAGAATACTATCGTCAAACCGATGCGATGAAGACTTTGGAGAACCTGAAAAGCGAGATAGAGAAGCTATGGGACAAAGCGCTGGGAAATGCTACCGTAGAAGAAGTGACCGAAGCTTCCAGGGAACTACAGGACGCGATCTTTGCTCACCGGGCGTCCAGCCCCTTGATATTCAACTGGCTTTACAAGCCTCTGCGGCCAAAGATGGAATCAAACATGAACAGCGGCGCTGAGTATTGGGTAAAACAGGCCAAAACGGCAAAAGGTATAAATTGA
- a CDS encoding Fe(II)-2OG oxygenase family protein, with protein MDAEEIIQRVRSTGYAVIRRLAPRLSTEQVALKLGSIMDVSSNLPGVPIVQILQPRKPDARLMNQYSGTYGIEEFPLHSDLAHWYLPPRYLMLRCKVGAKDVETKLISYSAIVSAIGERTLKQALVVPRRKSNGQKICPLPVFFCQDGSWGIRWDFLFLSPLNDSAKRTFEVFASHSWHDEEIISVNLLQSGDTIIIDNWRMLHGRSAVPEGSMNRVIERIYLNTLGA; from the coding sequence ATGGATGCCGAAGAAATTATTCAACGAGTACGCTCAACAGGGTACGCAGTAATACGGCGATTAGCCCCGCGCTTATCTACGGAACAGGTAGCACTGAAGCTTGGCTCCATCATGGATGTATCGTCAAACTTACCTGGCGTTCCTATAGTCCAGATCCTCCAGCCCCGTAAACCTGATGCGCGCTTGATGAATCAATACAGCGGGACGTATGGTATTGAAGAATTTCCATTGCATTCTGATCTCGCTCATTGGTATTTACCTCCTCGGTATCTGATGCTCAGATGCAAAGTTGGAGCAAAGGATGTTGAAACAAAGCTTATATCGTATTCGGCCATTGTGTCGGCGATTGGTGAGCGCACTTTAAAGCAAGCCTTGGTCGTACCAAGACGGAAGAGCAATGGGCAAAAAATTTGCCCCCTCCCCGTGTTTTTTTGTCAGGATGGATCATGGGGGATAAGATGGGATTTCCTTTTTCTATCGCCGCTCAACGATTCTGCTAAGCGCACCTTTGAGGTGTTCGCTTCTCACTCCTGGCATGATGAGGAGATTATTTCAGTGAACCTACTCCAGTCAGGAGACACTATCATTATCGACAACTGGAGAATGCTTCACGGGAGATCGGCGGTTCCAGAAGGCTCGATGAATCGAGTAATTGAGCGTATTTATCTAAACACTTTAGGAGCGTAG